In a single window of the Streptomyces sp. CGMCC 4.7035 genome:
- the pepN gene encoding aminopeptidase N, whose translation MPGENLSRDEAQERAALLSVDGYDVSLDLRSAVGDAPGTGPRTFRSVTTIRFRCAEPGAASFADLIAPSVTAVSLNGRDLDPSEVFDGSRIQLEDLAAENELVVDAQCAYSRTGEGMHRFVDPEDGEVYLYTQYEPADSRRVFANFEQPDLKAPFRFEVRTPEGWTAWSNGAGELVDGVWKFAETKPISTYITAVVAGPYHYVTDTYTRAFDDGTTLEIPLGAMCRKGLARHFDADDVFLITKQGLDFFHDRFDYPYPFGKYDQAFVPEYNLGAMENPGMVTFREEYIFRGKVTQASYERRANVILHEMAHMWFGDLVTMVWWDDLWLKESFADFMGSFSLVEATRFTSGWITFANNRKAWAYRADQLPSTHPITADIRDLEDAKLNFDGITYAKGASVLKQLVAYVGRDAFLEGARRYFKRNAYGNTRLGDLLSVLEETSGRDMAAWARSWLQTAGVNSLTPQVLLGEDGRVAELSVLQEAAESHPELRPHRVAVGLYRREAGALTRYARAEVDVHGPRTVVGELAGVDAPDLVLVNDDDLTYCKIRFDDTSLETLKGHLGDITDPLARALCWSALWNLTRDALLPARDFVDLVLRFAGRESDIGVLQMLHTWANSALTYYAAPAWRESGGRLLAQGALRELRQAEPGSQHQLTWARFFATTASREDDLRLLRDLLEGTEKIDGLDVDQELRWAFLEPLTSHGAADEAVLAAELARDDTASGKRHQVRCLAARPSAAVKAQAWAQVVESDTLSNALVEATIAGFVQPSQRELLAPYTEKYFAAIERVWAERSIQIGMDVVRGLFPSLQDSPETLDATDAWLAAHEDAPPALRRLVLEARDDLARTLRGQTCDAEAAV comes from the coding sequence GTGCCCGGTGAGAACCTGTCCCGCGACGAGGCCCAGGAGCGGGCCGCGCTGCTGTCCGTCGACGGGTACGACGTGTCGCTCGACCTGCGTTCGGCGGTGGGCGACGCCCCCGGCACCGGGCCGCGCACGTTCCGCTCGGTCACCACGATCCGCTTCCGCTGCGCCGAGCCGGGCGCCGCGAGCTTCGCCGACCTGATCGCCCCGAGCGTCACCGCGGTCTCGCTCAACGGCAGGGACCTCGACCCGAGTGAGGTCTTCGACGGCAGCCGCATCCAGCTGGAGGACCTGGCCGCCGAGAACGAGCTGGTCGTCGACGCCCAGTGCGCCTACTCCCGCACCGGCGAGGGCATGCACCGCTTCGTCGACCCGGAGGACGGCGAGGTGTACCTGTACACGCAGTACGAGCCCGCCGACTCGCGTCGCGTCTTCGCGAACTTCGAGCAGCCGGACCTCAAGGCTCCCTTCCGCTTCGAGGTCCGCACCCCCGAGGGCTGGACGGCGTGGAGCAACGGCGCCGGCGAACTGGTCGACGGCGTGTGGAAGTTCGCCGAGACCAAGCCCATCTCGACGTACATCACGGCGGTCGTCGCCGGCCCGTACCACTACGTCACGGACACCTACACCCGCGCCTTCGACGACGGTACGACCCTGGAGATCCCCCTCGGCGCGATGTGCCGCAAGGGCCTGGCCAGGCACTTCGACGCGGACGACGTCTTCCTGATCACCAAGCAGGGCCTGGACTTCTTCCACGACCGCTTCGACTACCCCTACCCCTTCGGGAAGTACGACCAGGCGTTCGTGCCGGAGTACAACCTGGGCGCGATGGAGAACCCGGGGATGGTCACCTTCCGCGAGGAGTACATCTTCCGCGGCAAGGTCACGCAGGCGTCGTACGAGCGCCGGGCCAATGTGATCCTGCACGAGATGGCGCACATGTGGTTCGGCGACCTGGTGACCATGGTGTGGTGGGACGACCTGTGGCTGAAGGAGTCCTTCGCGGACTTCATGGGCTCGTTCTCGCTGGTGGAGGCGACCCGCTTCACGAGCGGCTGGATCACCTTCGCCAACAACCGCAAGGCGTGGGCGTACCGCGCCGACCAGCTGCCGTCCACGCACCCCATCACGGCGGACATCCGTGACCTGGAGGACGCCAAGCTCAACTTCGACGGCATCACGTACGCCAAGGGCGCGTCCGTGCTCAAGCAGCTGGTGGCCTACGTCGGCCGGGACGCGTTCCTGGAGGGCGCGCGCCGCTACTTCAAGCGGAACGCGTACGGCAACACGCGCCTCGGCGATCTGCTGTCGGTCCTGGAGGAGACGAGCGGCCGGGACATGGCGGCCTGGGCGCGGTCCTGGCTCCAGACGGCGGGCGTCAACTCGCTCACTCCGCAGGTGCTGCTCGGCGAGGACGGCCGGGTCGCCGAGCTGTCCGTGCTCCAGGAGGCGGCGGAGTCGCATCCTGAGCTGCGTCCGCACCGGGTCGCGGTGGGCCTGTACCGCCGCGAGGCGGGCGCGCTCACGCGGTACGCACGCGCCGAGGTGGACGTGCACGGTCCGCGCACGGTGGTCGGCGAACTGGCGGGAGTGGATGCCCCGGATCTGGTCCTGGTCAACGACGACGACCTCACGTACTGCAAGATCCGTTTCGACGACACGTCGTTGGAGACCCTGAAGGGCCATCTCGGCGACATCACCGACCCGCTGGCGCGGGCGCTGTGCTGGTCGGCGCTGTGGAACCTGACCCGGGACGCGCTGCTGCCGGCGCGGGACTTCGTCGACCTGGTGCTGCGGTTCGCCGGCCGCGAGTCCGACATCGGCGTGCTCCAGATGCTGCACACCTGGGCGAACTCGGCGCTGACGTACTACGCGGCGCCCGCATGGCGCGAGAGCGGCGGGCGACTGCTCGCTCAGGGCGCGCTGCGCGAGCTGCGGCAGGCGGAGCCGGGCAGCCAGCACCAGCTGACGTGGGCGCGGTTCTTCGCGACGACGGCCTCCCGTGAGGACGATCTGCGGTTGCTGCGGGATCTGCTGGAGGGCACGGAGAAGATCGACGGCCTGGACGTGGACCAGGAGCTGCGCTGGGCGTTCCTGGAGCCGCTGACCTCGCACGGGGCGGCCGACGAGGCGGTGCTCGCGGCGGAACTCGCCCGCGACGACACGGCCTCCGGCAAGCGCCACCAGGTCCGCTGCCTGGCCGCGCGCCCCTCTGCGGCGGTCAAGGCGCAGGCCTGGGCGCAGGTCGTCGAGTCGGACACGCTGTCGAACGCGCTCGTCGAGGCGACCATCGCGGGCTTCGTGCAGCCCTCGCAGCGGGAGCTGCTCGCGCCGTACACGGAGAAGTACTTCGCGGCGATCGAGCGGGTGTGGGCGGAGCGGTCCATCCAGATCGGGATGGACGTGGTGAGGGGCCTGTTCCCCTCCCTCCAGGACTCGCCGGAGACGCTGGACGCGACGGACGCGTGGCTCGCCGCCCACGAGGACGCGCCGCCGGCGCTGCGGAGGCTGGTACTTGAGGCACGCGACGACCTGGCGCGCACCCTGCGGGGGCAGACGTGCGACGCGGAGGCGGCGGTTTAG
- a CDS encoding glycosyltransferase, with translation MLSVYEGFFTGGARILHSDVVLGLQEGGQHHRVLSVHGEVLREATRQPMRDDACYRSLTAAGVQVTSLGRTYGLPEDAAGDPAVFTGPELAETARAMAGADVILSLKEQPLGLLNQRGLPRRPVVVSLHRSDPENQGGALDELKAAIADGTVVACVCCAESTRAAYEAAGIPAGLLHVIPNGVDLLRFRPDPARRVRLRAALGIPDQAPVVVFAARYDAMKNVPLFLRAARAWLRREPAGHVLMCGSGMTEDQPGLRADIEAAFGDDARLADRLHLLGVRRDMENVYAAADVVALTSAWGEAAPLCLIEGMMCGAVPVATDVGDSAAIVSGHGFVTPPDPDAIASAWDDAVAARADLAPVLAGSRERFSRTRMIASYAALIDRVHAEAVRQPLPEPFRP, from the coding sequence GTGCTCTCGGTCTACGAGGGCTTTTTTACCGGCGGAGCCCGGATTCTCCACAGCGACGTCGTTCTGGGACTACAGGAAGGCGGGCAGCATCACCGTGTGCTGAGCGTCCACGGCGAGGTGCTCCGTGAGGCCACCCGTCAGCCGATGCGGGACGACGCCTGCTACCGGTCGCTGACCGCGGCCGGCGTGCAGGTCACGTCTCTGGGCCGCACCTACGGCCTGCCCGAGGACGCGGCCGGTGACCCGGCGGTCTTCACCGGGCCGGAGCTGGCGGAGACGGCCAGGGCGATGGCGGGCGCCGACGTCATCCTGTCGCTCAAGGAGCAGCCGCTCGGGCTGCTCAACCAGAGGGGCCTGCCGCGTCGCCCGGTCGTGGTCAGCCTGCACCGCTCGGACCCGGAGAACCAGGGCGGTGCGCTCGACGAGCTGAAGGCCGCCATCGCCGACGGCACCGTGGTGGCCTGTGTCTGCTGCGCCGAGTCGACCCGGGCCGCCTACGAGGCCGCCGGGATTCCGGCCGGGCTGCTGCACGTCATCCCCAATGGCGTGGACCTGCTGCGCTTCCGGCCCGACCCCGCGCGGCGGGTTCGGCTGCGGGCGGCGCTCGGCATCCCGGACCAGGCGCCGGTGGTCGTCTTCGCGGCCCGGTACGACGCGATGAAGAACGTCCCCCTGTTCCTGCGCGCCGCGCGGGCCTGGCTGCGGCGCGAGCCCGCCGGGCACGTGCTGATGTGCGGCTCGGGGATGACGGAGGACCAGCCGGGGCTGCGCGCCGACATCGAGGCCGCGTTCGGGGACGATGCGCGCCTCGCGGACCGGCTGCACCTGCTGGGGGTGCGGCGTGACATGGAGAACGTCTACGCGGCCGCCGACGTGGTCGCACTGACCTCCGCCTGGGGCGAGGCGGCGCCGCTGTGCCTGATCGAGGGCATGATGTGCGGGGCCGTTCCGGTCGCCACCGACGTGGGCGACAGCGCGGCGATCGTGTCCGGGCACGGCTTCGTCACCCCGCCGGACCCCGACGCGATCGCATCGGCCTGGGACGACGCCGTCGCCGCCCGCGCCGACCTCGCACCCGTCCTCGCCGGCAGCCGCGAACGCTTCAGCCGCACCCGCATGATCGCCTCGTACGCCGCGCTCATCGACCGCGTCCACGCGGAGGCGGTCAGGCAGCCCCTGCCGGAGCCGTTCCGACCGTGA
- a CDS encoding GNAT family N-acetyltransferase: MTEPNEPITEPMTGRLTEPITATITTADGRPFAVREAGPEDEPGVLALFEASTAYFEAATGLPSGPADLQSLYYSLPPGADWQDKRILVVTEDTGGPVAGIIDAVLRFPTPDACAVGLFLLHPGLWGTRVGPAVAGALLARATASGISRVTATVPAGWDRGHRFLASLSFRFTDPPAPAGPTTANRSTGPREPAVERAELVIR; this comes from the coding sequence ATGACCGAGCCGAACGAGCCGATCACCGAGCCGATGACCGGGCGGTTGACCGAACCGATCACCGCCACGATCACGACGGCCGACGGGCGGCCGTTCGCCGTCCGGGAGGCCGGACCCGAGGACGAGCCGGGCGTCCTGGCGCTCTTCGAGGCGAGCACCGCCTACTTCGAGGCGGCCACCGGCCTTCCCTCGGGCCCCGCCGATCTGCAGAGCCTGTACTACAGCCTGCCCCCGGGCGCCGACTGGCAGGACAAGCGGATCCTGGTCGTCACCGAGGACACCGGCGGTCCGGTGGCCGGGATCATCGACGCGGTCCTGCGCTTCCCGACCCCGGACGCGTGCGCGGTCGGTCTGTTCCTGCTGCATCCGGGGCTGTGGGGGACGCGGGTGGGCCCGGCGGTCGCCGGCGCTCTCCTGGCCCGGGCGACCGCGTCAGGCATCTCCCGCGTGACGGCGACGGTGCCGGCGGGCTGGGACCGGGGCCACCGCTTCCTCGCCTCGCTGTCCTTCCGCTTCACGGACCCGCCGGCCCCGGCCGGCCCGACCACGGCGAACCGCTCGACGGGCCCACGCGAGCCGGCCGTGGAGAGGGCGGAGCTGGTCATCCGCTGA
- a CDS encoding NUDIX hydrolase, producing MRKKLRVAAYAICVRDDQLLLARGPAPDGTPEWMLPGGGMEHGEDPYDTVVREVEEETGYRIELTGLLGVDSRRHHFRRGFGRTVDHHGVRLLYEGRVVGGELRNEVGGSTDLAAWQDLSAVPGLTRVGLVDAGLALWRQRPAAGRFTRPEG from the coding sequence GTGCGCAAAAAGTTGAGGGTGGCGGCCTACGCCATCTGCGTCCGCGACGATCAGCTCCTGCTCGCCCGCGGTCCCGCCCCCGACGGCACACCCGAGTGGATGCTGCCGGGCGGTGGCATGGAACACGGCGAGGACCCCTACGACACCGTCGTGCGGGAGGTGGAGGAGGAGACCGGCTACCGCATCGAGCTCACCGGGCTGCTCGGCGTGGACTCCCGCCGCCATCACTTCCGCCGCGGCTTCGGCCGCACCGTCGACCACCACGGCGTCCGGCTTCTCTACGAGGGGCGGGTCGTCGGCGGCGAACTCCGCAACGAGGTCGGCGGCTCCACGGACCTCGCGGCCTGGCAGGACCTGTCCGCCGTGCCCGGGCTGACGCGAGTCGGGCTCGTCGACGCCGGGCTCGCGCTGTGGCGGCAGCGCCCCGCGGCGGGCCGGTTCACGCGCCCCGAGGGATGA
- a CDS encoding S8 family serine peptidase: MTTDPHRAPISGARRVARIAVATAVVAALSAAGPIPLAFSANHPSADADPAVKSASAKLGSDDADLLAEAKADGAKNVTMMIATAPGQTEQVAEELDAVKGGSVGRTYDKLGYVRATVPTAKADAAIAAATKLSSVHGIDLRQEIQLDDPTPAADTAAGTKSDAATTTYSGPSKNTPAENPYNPSFETGAVDFVKDHPKADGRGITIGILDSGVDLGHPALQKTTTGERKIVDWVTATDPIVDSDATWRPMVTAVSGPTFTYGGQTWTAPTGSYEISTFKESATTGGDEKGDLNRDGDTTDSWGVLYDPAAGTVTLDLNNNHDFSDDTPMKPYKDGYQIGYFGTDNPSTDVVERVPFVVQIRKDVPMDPYGGSWVGKKADFVNIGVIESEHGTHVAGITSANGLFGGKMNGAAPGAKIVSSRACTWTGGCTNVALTEGMIDLVVNRGVDIVNMSIGGLPALNDGNNARSELYTRLIDTYGVQLVISAGNSGPGANTIGDPGLADKVISVGAGISKATWAANYGSQVEKKYALLPFSSRGPREDGGFTPTLVAPGAAINTTQTWLPGSPVAEAGYSLPAGYSMLQGTSMASPQAAGASALLLSAAKQKGIDLTPAKLRTALTSTAHHIKGVQAYEEGAGRIDIVDAWDAIRDDATSHDYTVKAPVDTAIDFALKTPGFGTGLYDREGGLKAGEKKMYDVTITRTSGPDKAVRHELYFENNYAHTFKIVGSDEVKLPLNQPVTVKVQASPKAAGLKSAILEVDDPKTEGVDKQILTTVVVSTPVKYTYSASSSVQRNSSQSYFLTVPEGAKSLEVAIGGLKDKSQTRFIAIHPYGTPVDNTSTPYCYNNYLDGNGCKPDVRSYADPQAGVWEVEVESRRTSPLLDNPYKLDVTVLGAAFDPETVTVPEAKVGTPATASWKVTNKYAALDGKLAGGALGSSKSARPTIKGGETQTSTVEVPAGATSLDVVIGNVSDTAADLDLTVKDAAGNQVGQSADGDSEEAVHIASPAAGTYTIEVAGYSVPSGSTAYDYQDVFFSSALGQVTVDASPVKLGTGDSATVSGTVTAAGAAPEGREFFGQVQLVNARGTVAGIGSVKIEKVTP, encoded by the coding sequence ATGACCACCGACCCTCACCGCGCCCCGATATCGGGCGCGAGACGCGTGGCCCGGATAGCCGTCGCCACGGCTGTCGTGGCCGCGCTCTCCGCGGCCGGGCCGATACCCCTGGCCTTCTCCGCGAACCACCCGTCCGCCGACGCCGATCCCGCCGTCAAGTCGGCGAGTGCCAAGCTGGGTTCGGACGACGCCGACCTGCTCGCCGAGGCCAAGGCCGACGGCGCCAAGAACGTCACGATGATGATCGCCACCGCCCCCGGGCAGACCGAGCAGGTCGCCGAGGAGCTGGACGCGGTCAAGGGCGGCTCCGTGGGCCGCACGTACGACAAGCTCGGCTACGTCCGCGCCACGGTCCCGACGGCCAAGGCCGACGCGGCCATCGCCGCCGCCACGAAGCTGTCCTCCGTTCACGGCATCGACCTGCGGCAGGAGATCCAGCTCGACGACCCGACCCCGGCCGCGGACACCGCAGCGGGCACCAAGTCCGACGCGGCCACGACCACTTACTCGGGTCCGAGCAAGAACACCCCCGCCGAGAACCCGTACAACCCGTCCTTCGAGACGGGCGCCGTCGACTTCGTCAAGGACCACCCGAAGGCGGACGGCCGCGGCATCACCATCGGCATCCTCGACTCCGGTGTGGACCTCGGCCACCCGGCGCTGCAGAAGACCACGACCGGCGAGCGCAAGATCGTCGACTGGGTGACCGCGACCGACCCGATCGTGGACAGCGACGCGACCTGGCGCCCCATGGTCACCGCGGTCTCCGGCCCCACCTTCACCTACGGCGGCCAGACCTGGACGGCGCCGACGGGCTCGTACGAGATCAGCACCTTCAAGGAGTCCGCGACCACCGGCGGCGACGAGAAGGGCGACCTGAACCGCGACGGCGACACCACCGACAGCTGGGGCGTCCTGTACGACCCGGCGGCCGGCACGGTCACGCTGGACCTGAACAACAACCACGACTTCTCCGACGACACGCCGATGAAGCCGTACAAGGACGGCTACCAGATCGGCTACTTCGGCACGGACAACCCGTCCACCGACGTCGTCGAGCGCGTGCCGTTCGTCGTGCAGATCCGCAAGGACGTCCCGATGGACCCCTACGGCGGGTCCTGGGTCGGCAAGAAGGCCGACTTCGTCAACATCGGCGTCATCGAGTCCGAGCACGGCACCCACGTCGCCGGCATCACCTCCGCGAACGGCCTGTTCGGCGGCAAGATGAACGGCGCGGCCCCGGGCGCGAAGATCGTCTCGTCCCGCGCCTGCACCTGGACCGGCGGCTGCACCAACGTCGCGCTCACCGAGGGCATGATCGACCTCGTCGTCAACCGTGGCGTCGACATCGTCAACATGTCCATCGGCGGCCTGCCGGCGCTCAACGACGGCAACAACGCGCGCTCCGAGCTGTACACGCGCCTCATCGACACCTACGGCGTCCAGCTGGTGATCTCCGCGGGCAACTCCGGCCCCGGTGCCAACACCATCGGCGACCCCGGCCTCGCGGACAAGGTGATCTCGGTCGGCGCGGGCATCTCCAAGGCGACCTGGGCCGCCAACTACGGCTCGCAGGTGGAGAAGAAGTACGCGCTGCTGCCCTTCTCCTCGCGCGGCCCGCGTGAGGACGGCGGCTTCACGCCGACCCTCGTCGCGCCCGGCGCCGCGATCAACACCACCCAGACCTGGCTGCCGGGGTCCCCGGTCGCCGAGGCGGGCTACTCGCTGCCGGCCGGCTACTCGATGCTCCAGGGCACCTCGATGGCGTCCCCGCAGGCCGCGGGCGCCTCGGCGCTGCTGCTGTCGGCCGCCAAGCAGAAGGGCATCGACCTGACGCCCGCGAAGCTGCGCACGGCGCTGACCTCGACCGCCCACCACATCAAGGGTGTTCAGGCGTACGAGGAGGGCGCGGGCCGTATCGACATCGTCGACGCCTGGGACGCGATCCGCGACGACGCCACCTCCCACGACTACACGGTCAAGGCCCCGGTCGACACCGCGATCGACTTCGCGCTCAAGACCCCGGGCTTCGGCACGGGCCTGTACGACCGCGAGGGCGGCCTCAAGGCGGGCGAGAAGAAGATGTACGACGTCACGATCACGCGTACGTCCGGCCCGGACAAGGCGGTCCGCCACGAGCTGTACTTCGAGAACAACTACGCCCACACCTTCAAGATCGTCGGCTCCGACGAGGTGAAGCTGCCGCTGAACCAGCCGGTGACCGTCAAGGTCCAGGCCTCTCCCAAGGCCGCGGGCCTCAAGAGCGCGATCCTGGAGGTCGACGACCCGAAGACCGAGGGCGTCGACAAGCAGATCCTGACCACGGTCGTGGTGTCGACCCCGGTCAAGTACACCTACTCGGCATCGAGTTCGGTGCAGCGCAACAGCTCGCAGTCGTACTTCCTGACCGTGCCCGAGGGCGCCAAGTCGCTGGAGGTCGCGATCGGCGGGCTGAAGGACAAGAGCCAGACCCGGTTCATCGCGATCCACCCGTACGGCACTCCGGTGGACAACACCTCGACGCCGTACTGCTACAACAACTACCTCGACGGCAACGGCTGCAAGCCCGACGTGCGCTCGTACGCGGACCCGCAGGCCGGTGTCTGGGAGGTCGAGGTCGAGTCGCGCCGTACGTCGCCGCTGCTCGACAACCCGTACAAGCTGGACGTCACCGTGCTCGGCGCGGCCTTCGACCCGGAGACCGTGACCGTGCCCGAGGCCAAGGTCGGCACCCCGGCCACCGCCTCCTGGAAGGTGACGAACAAGTACGCGGCGCTGGACGGCAAGCTGGCCGGCGGCGCGCTGGGCTCCTCGAAGTCGGCCCGGCCGACCATCAAGGGCGGCGAGACGCAGACCAGCACGGTCGAGGTGCCCGCGGGCGCCACGTCGCTGGACGTCGTCATCGGCAACGTCTCCGACACGGCCGCCGACCTCGACCTGACGGTGAAGGACGCGGCCGGCAACCAGGTCGGGCAGTCCGCGGACGGCGACTCCGAGGAGGCGGTGCACATCGCCTCTCCGGCCGCCGGTACGTACACCATCGAGGTCGCGGGCTACTCGGTCCCGTCCGGCTCGACGGCGTACGACTACCAGGACGTGTTCTTCTCCTCCGCGCTCGGCCAGGTCACGGTCGACGCGTCTCCGGTGAAGCTCGGCACGGGTGACTCCGCGACGGTGTCCGGCACGGTCACCGCGGCGGGCGCCGCTCCCGAGGGCCGGGAGTTCTTCGGCCAGGTCCAGCTGGTGAACGCGCGCGGCACGGTCGCGGGCATCGGCAGCGTGAAGATCGAGAAGGTCACGCCGTAA
- a CDS encoding RNA polymerase sigma factor, translating to MAVLRRMARRGAGADHVVDDPLDAAQERRVRAVLALGGVPQADLPDGVQQVRLRLLERAASGREAPRDVSAWAAVVASNLAMDWHRAKRRQERLGERLASLRQLEHPSGEDSRVLSLAVAQGLDDLPDAQRQVLVLRFYADLPVRGIAEELGIPEGTVKSRLHSAVRALRDRLHEDEVV from the coding sequence GTGGCTGTGCTGCGCAGAATGGCCCGCCGCGGGGCGGGGGCGGACCACGTGGTGGACGACCCCCTGGACGCGGCCCAGGAACGGCGGGTGCGGGCGGTGCTCGCACTCGGCGGAGTGCCGCAGGCGGACCTGCCGGACGGGGTGCAGCAGGTCCGCCTGCGGTTGCTGGAGCGGGCCGCGAGCGGACGCGAGGCGCCGCGCGACGTGTCCGCGTGGGCGGCGGTCGTCGCCTCCAACCTGGCGATGGACTGGCACCGGGCCAAGCGCCGCCAGGAGCGGCTGGGGGAGCGGCTCGCCTCCCTGCGGCAGCTGGAACACCCCTCCGGCGAGGACTCCCGGGTGCTCTCGCTGGCCGTCGCCCAGGGTCTGGACGACCTGCCCGACGCCCAGCGCCAGGTCCTCGTCCTGCGCTTCTACGCCGATCTGCCGGTCCGGGGGATCGCGGAGGAGCTCGGCATCCCGGAGGGCACGGTCAAGAGCAGGCTCCACTCGGCGGTCCGCGCGCTGCGCGACCGTCTGCACGAGGACGAGGTGGTGTGA
- a CDS encoding aspartate-semialdehyde dehydrogenase, with protein MRVGIVGATGQVGTVMRRILVERNFPVDELRLFASARSAGTVLDGVTVEDAATADYTGLDIVVFSAGGATSKALAEKVASQGAVVIDNSSAWRKDPDVPLVVSEVNPHAIANRPKGIIANPNCTTMAAMPVLKPLHAEAGLETLVVATYQAVSGSGLAGVAELHGQAQKVVADADKLTHDGEAVDFPEPNVYKRPIAFNVVPLAGNLVDDGLGETDEEQKLRNESRKILEIPGLKVSGTCVRVPVFSGHSLQVNARFARPISPERAQELLADAPGVVLTDIPTPLQAAGKDPSYVGRIRQDETVEHGLALFISNDNLRKGAALNAVQIAELVAAELSE; from the coding sequence GTGAGGGTCGGAATCGTCGGAGCCACCGGTCAGGTCGGCACGGTCATGCGCAGGATCCTCGTGGAGCGGAACTTCCCGGTCGACGAGCTGCGTCTGTTCGCCTCGGCCCGTTCGGCGGGGACGGTCCTGGACGGCGTGACGGTGGAGGACGCGGCGACGGCCGACTACACCGGCCTGGACATCGTGGTGTTCTCGGCGGGCGGCGCCACCTCGAAGGCGCTGGCCGAGAAGGTCGCCTCGCAGGGCGCCGTCGTGATCGACAACTCCTCCGCCTGGCGCAAGGACCCGGATGTACCGCTGGTCGTGTCCGAGGTGAACCCGCACGCGATCGCGAACCGCCCCAAGGGCATCATCGCCAACCCGAACTGCACGACGATGGCCGCGATGCCGGTGCTCAAGCCGCTGCACGCGGAGGCGGGCCTTGAGACGCTGGTCGTGGCGACGTACCAGGCGGTGTCCGGCTCGGGCCTCGCGGGCGTCGCGGAGCTGCACGGCCAGGCCCAGAAGGTGGTCGCCGACGCCGACAAGCTGACCCACGACGGCGAGGCGGTCGACTTCCCCGAGCCGAACGTCTACAAGCGCCCGATCGCCTTCAACGTCGTCCCCCTCGCGGGCAACCTCGTCGACGACGGCCTGGGCGAGACCGACGAGGAGCAGAAGCTCCGCAACGAGTCCCGCAAGATCCTGGAGATCCCCGGGCTGAAGGTCTCCGGCACCTGCGTCCGCGTCCCGGTCTTCTCCGGCCACTCCCTCCAGGTCAACGCCCGCTTCGCCCGCCCGATCAGCCCGGAGCGCGCCCAGGAGCTCCTCGCCGACGCCCCCGGTGTCGTCCTCACCGACATCCCGACCCCGCTCCAGGCGGCCGGCAAGGACCCGTCGTACGTGGGCCGCATCCGCCAGGACGAGACGGTGGAGCACGGCCTGGCCCTGTTCATCTCCAACGACAACCTGCGCAAGGGCGCGGCCCTGAACGCGGTGCAGATCGCGGAGCTGGTGGCGGCCGAGCTGAGCGAGTAA
- a CDS encoding DUF1203 domain-containing protein, with translation MTTYSARPIEPAVLKELRGVDDAGRPMVPLVDDEGGAPLRCCLGRSARGERIALVSYAPLRRWAAETGADPGAYDEQGPVFIHAEECGGPDGEDHPFADAHRTVRRYSAHGHILGGRLVEGPEGFDEAFAQAFADPEVALVHVRAVEYGCFLYEVRRD, from the coding sequence ATGACGACGTACAGCGCACGACCCATTGAGCCTGCCGTCCTGAAGGAGCTGCGTGGTGTCGACGACGCGGGGCGCCCCATGGTTCCCCTGGTCGACGACGAGGGTGGCGCACCTTTGCGGTGCTGTCTGGGCCGCAGTGCCCGGGGGGAGCGGATCGCCCTCGTCTCGTACGCCCCGCTGCGCCGCTGGGCGGCGGAGACCGGCGCTGATCCGGGCGCGTACGACGAGCAGGGGCCCGTCTTCATCCATGCCGAGGAGTGCGGTGGACCGGACGGGGAAGATCACCCGTTCGCGGACGCCCACCGGACGGTCCGCCGGTACTCGGCCCACGGGCACATCCTGGGCGGACGCCTGGTGGAGGGGCCGGAGGGTTTCGACGAGGCCTTCGCGCAGGCGTTCGCGGATCCGGAGGTGGCTCTCGTCCATGTGCGGGCCGTGGAGTACGGCTGTTTCCTGTACGAGGTCCGCAGGGACTGA